In Haloplanus rubicundus, one DNA window encodes the following:
- the pdxS gene encoding pyridoxal 5'-phosphate synthase lyase subunit PdxS, which yields MTDLEELRRGTELVKRGFARMQKGGVIMDVVNAEQARIAEDCGAVAVMSLEAVPADIRKRGGVARMADPAALTEILDEVSIPVMGKARIGHRKEAEILQAKGADMIDESEVLTPADDDYHIDKREFTAPFVCGARNLGEALRRIDEGAAMIRTKGEAGTGDVNQAVTHQRAIKGAIRQLEGMAYEERERWAREHGAPRDLVHETAEMGRLPVVNFAAGGIATPADAALMMHHGCDGIFVGSGIFGAENPEAMGTAIVEAVNNWDDPDRLADIATNVGKGMKGQSNADMAEEEKLQGRGV from the coding sequence ATGACCGACCTCGAAGAGCTTCGACGCGGGACGGAGCTGGTGAAACGCGGGTTCGCTCGGATGCAGAAAGGGGGCGTGATCATGGACGTGGTCAACGCCGAACAGGCCCGCATCGCGGAGGACTGCGGCGCGGTGGCGGTGATGAGCCTCGAGGCCGTCCCGGCCGACATCCGCAAGCGCGGCGGCGTCGCCCGGATGGCCGACCCCGCCGCACTGACCGAGATTCTGGACGAAGTGTCGATTCCCGTGATGGGGAAGGCACGCATCGGCCACCGGAAGGAAGCGGAGATCCTGCAGGCCAAGGGTGCCGACATGATCGACGAGAGCGAGGTGCTCACGCCCGCCGACGACGACTACCACATCGACAAGCGGGAGTTCACGGCCCCGTTCGTCTGTGGCGCGCGGAACCTCGGCGAGGCGCTCCGCCGTATCGACGAGGGCGCGGCGATGATCCGCACCAAAGGCGAGGCGGGCACCGGCGACGTGAATCAGGCGGTGACCCACCAGCGAGCCATCAAGGGCGCGATCCGGCAGTTGGAGGGCATGGCCTACGAGGAGCGCGAGCGGTGGGCGCGGGAACACGGCGCGCCCCGCGACCTGGTCCACGAGACGGCGGAGATGGGGCGCCTCCCGGTCGTCAACTTCGCCGCCGGCGGCATCGCGACGCCCGCGGACGCGGCGCTCATGATGCACCACGGCTGTGACGGCATCTTCGTCGGCTCCGGCATCTTCGGCGCCGAGAACCCCGAGGCGATGGGAACGGCCATCGTCGAGGCCGTCAACAACTGGGACGACCCCGACCGCCTCGCCGACATCGCGACGAACGTCGGCAAGGGGATGAAAGGCCAGTCGAACGCCGACATGGCAGAGGAGGAGAAGCTGCAGGGTCGCGGCGTCTGA
- a CDS encoding homoserine kinase: MVTVRAPATSANLGSGFDVFGAALDRPADVVRVEKAERTTIEVTGYGAEFIPEDPDRNTVGAVAEALDAPAHIRIDKGIRPSSGLGSSGASAAAAALALNELYDRGLSRRELVPIAGKGEATVSGEVHLDNVAPALLGGFTVATDRDVTVVDADIPLVACLPEIAVSTRDARDVVPAGATMEQLIYTVGRAATLTTGMCRDDPRLVGKGMHDRLVTPARADLIAGYDGVREAALAAGATGVTVSGAGPGVIAACYPEDRQDIAAAMVNGFEDAGVDARAYQTKIGRGATLYRD, encoded by the coding sequence ATGGTTACGGTCAGGGCTCCGGCCACGAGTGCGAACCTCGGCAGCGGGTTCGACGTGTTCGGCGCGGCCCTCGACCGGCCGGCGGATGTCGTCCGCGTCGAGAAGGCCGAGCGGACGACCATCGAGGTCACGGGGTACGGTGCCGAGTTCATCCCCGAAGACCCCGACAGAAACACCGTCGGCGCCGTCGCCGAGGCGCTCGACGCCCCGGCACACATTCGCATCGACAAGGGCATCCGCCCCTCCTCGGGGCTCGGCTCCTCCGGCGCCAGCGCCGCCGCCGCCGCCCTCGCGCTCAACGAACTCTACGACCGCGGCCTCTCGCGGCGGGAACTCGTCCCCATCGCCGGCAAGGGTGAGGCCACCGTCTCCGGCGAGGTACACCTCGACAACGTCGCGCCCGCGTTGCTGGGCGGGTTCACCGTCGCCACCGACCGGGACGTGACCGTCGTCGACGCCGACATTCCGCTCGTGGCCTGCCTGCCGGAAATCGCCGTTTCGACCCGCGACGCCCGCGACGTGGTGCCCGCCGGGGCGACGATGGAGCAACTGATCTACACCGTCGGCCGCGCGGCCACGCTGACGACCGGGATGTGTCGCGACGACCCGCGCCTGGTAGGCAAGGGGATGCACGACCGCCTCGTCACGCCCGCCCGTGCCGACCTCATCGCGGGCTACGACGGGGTGCGCGAGGCGGCACTCGCGGCGGGCGCGACGGGCGTCACCGTCAGCGGCGCCGGGCCGGGCGTCATCGCCGCCTGTTATCCGGAGGATCGGCAGGACATCGCCGCCGCGATGGTCAACGGCTTCGAGGACGCGGGCGTCGACGCCCGGGCCTACCAGACGAAGATCGGTCGCGGCGCGACGCTGTACCGGGACTGA
- a CDS encoding DUF92 domain-containing protein produces the protein MTSTLRRAGGFAAVGTLALAAPELGRAAAAPFAVVALLAAFVVDEGPVFELFARPQDRRDGRLNGLAGFALAATGLAILATAPRESMPTPVFVAAVLVVAYGNVGARAVERLWTDPGRSVAGFSLAAFLAALAGQLVVGWNLGRLPEAASVVFLAAAGALVAALLRSMLYERDDPIVMLSTGLLLWLFATIGVESGLTEVGAALLVTVALGYVSYRTGTASVPGMVTGVLLGLLTIVFGGVGWFAILIAFFGIGGLSAKYRYDEKSERGVAEDNEGARGSGNVLGNAAVALVAVIGFAASAGMGVDSALFRFAFTGSLAAAMSDTLSSEIGVLFDDPRLITTLERVDPGTDGGITWQGYVVGVVGSGLVAGVAAATFAFDAPALAALTVVCGGVAGMTVDSVLGATLEGGRVGNQTVNFFGTLAGAVVSAALAVALL, from the coding sequence GTGACGTCCACCCTTCGTCGGGCCGGAGGGTTCGCGGCGGTCGGGACGCTCGCGCTCGCCGCCCCCGAACTCGGGCGGGCGGCCGCCGCGCCCTTCGCCGTCGTGGCGCTCCTCGCCGCGTTCGTCGTCGACGAGGGGCCGGTGTTCGAACTCTTCGCCCGGCCCCAGGACCGGCGCGACGGCCGGCTCAACGGCCTCGCCGGCTTCGCCCTGGCCGCGACGGGGCTCGCCATCCTCGCCACCGCGCCCCGCGAGTCGATGCCGACGCCCGTCTTCGTCGCGGCCGTCCTCGTCGTCGCCTACGGCAACGTCGGCGCCCGGGCCGTCGAGCGGCTGTGGACCGACCCCGGCCGGTCGGTCGCCGGCTTCAGCCTCGCGGCCTTCCTCGCTGCCCTCGCCGGCCAGCTCGTCGTCGGGTGGAATCTCGGACGGCTCCCCGAAGCGGCGTCCGTCGTCTTCCTCGCCGCTGCCGGGGCGCTCGTGGCGGCGCTTCTGCGGTCGATGCTCTACGAACGCGACGACCCCATCGTGATGCTCTCGACGGGACTGCTGCTCTGGCTGTTCGCCACCATCGGCGTCGAGTCGGGACTCACGGAGGTGGGCGCCGCCCTCCTCGTGACCGTCGCACTCGGCTACGTCTCCTACCGGACCGGCACCGCGTCGGTGCCGGGGATGGTGACCGGCGTCCTGCTCGGACTCCTGACAATCGTCTTCGGCGGCGTCGGCTGGTTCGCCATCCTCATCGCCTTCTTCGGTATCGGCGGCCTCTCCGCGAAGTACCGGTACGACGAGAAGAGCGAACGCGGCGTCGCCGAGGACAACGAGGGCGCCCGCGGCAGCGGGAACGTCCTCGGGAACGCCGCCGTGGCGCTCGTGGCCGTCATCGGCTTCGCCGCCAGCGCGGGCATGGGCGTCGATAGCGCGCTCTTCCGGTTCGCCTTCACCGGGTCGCTCGCCGCCGCGATGAGCGACACGCTCTCCAGCGAGATCGGCGTCCTCTTCGACGACCCGCGACTCATCACGACGCTCGAACGCGTCGACCCCGGTACCGACGGGGGGATCACGTGGCAGGGCTACGTCGTCGGCGTCGTCGGCTCCGGCCTCGTCGCCGGCGTCGCCGCCGCCACCTTCGCGTTCGACGCGCCGGCGCTCGCCGCCCTCACCGTCGTCTGCGGGGGGGTCGCGGGCATGACCGTCGACAGCGTCCTCGGCGCGACGCTCGAAGGTGGTCGGGTCGGTAACCAGACTGTCAACTTCTTCGGCACGCTCGCCGGCGCCGTCGTGAGCGCCGCGCTCGCCGTGGCGCTGCTGTGA
- a CDS encoding MOSC domain-containing protein codes for MAHIERLRLYPVKGLDGIDVDTVRITDAGTLAGDREFAMCDPEAEAVETGADMQTLAYNGKQTDRIHDVRTTFDPETATLTVEPKTGGERRAFDLSTEAGRADAGAWFGDFVGDPVEFRRHEPPAFVDRPDAGPSIISTATLSEVASWFEGMSVEGARRRLRANVEVDGVPAFWEDRFVGADAPEFVVGEGDGAVRFEGAEPCARCVVPSRDPETGDPLPAFRERFVERREATFPEWADRDAFDHLYTVMLISRVPEVSRERAISVGDDVTVRTTAGNSKGSV; via the coding sequence ATGGCCCACATCGAGCGATTGCGACTGTATCCGGTCAAGGGACTCGACGGCATCGACGTCGACACCGTCCGGATCACGGACGCGGGCACGCTCGCCGGCGACCGGGAGTTCGCCATGTGCGACCCCGAGGCCGAGGCGGTCGAAACCGGCGCCGACATGCAGACGCTCGCCTACAACGGCAAGCAGACCGACCGCATCCACGACGTGCGGACGACGTTCGACCCCGAGACGGCCACCCTGACCGTCGAGCCGAAGACGGGCGGAGAGCGACGGGCGTTCGACCTCTCGACCGAGGCGGGCCGCGCAGACGCGGGCGCGTGGTTCGGCGATTTCGTCGGCGACCCGGTCGAGTTCCGGCGACACGAACCCCCGGCGTTCGTCGACCGGCCCGACGCCGGCCCCTCGATCATCAGCACGGCCACGCTATCGGAAGTCGCCTCGTGGTTCGAGGGAATGAGCGTCGAGGGCGCCCGCCGCCGGCTCCGCGCCAACGTCGAAGTCGACGGCGTCCCCGCGTTCTGGGAGGACCGGTTCGTCGGGGCGGACGCACCCGAATTCGTCGTCGGCGAGGGCGACGGGGCGGTCCGGTTCGAGGGCGCCGAGCCCTGCGCCCGGTGTGTCGTCCCCAGCCGCGACCCGGAGACGGGCGACCCCCTGCCCGCGTTCCGGGAGCGCTTCGTCGAGCGCCGAGAGGCGACCTTTCCCGAGTGGGCGGACCGCGACGCGTTCGACCACCTCTACACCGTCATGCTCATCTCGCGGGTGCCCGAGGTGTCGCGGGAGCGGGCGATTTCGGTGGGGGACGACGTGACGGTGCGGACGACGGCGGGGAACTCGAAGGGTAGTGTTTAG
- a CDS encoding DUF1405 domain-containing protein, producing MSSGSESVLGRVAALFGGAGLPAPDPLPRWLAPLPRAVENLGLSLAWLVVGVNLVGTAFGFWYYRFQFAAEPLAIWPLVPDSPVATFFIAASLALWKLGRSSEVVNALAFFGCWKLGLWTPFVLVAFADGFLATTSLPMYAFLLGSHLMMVVQAFVIHRYSDFPVGAVAVAVAWYGLNDLVDYFVPILGTPHHTLLPGQRIVDGTITHLSPTHELAAGFAVVLTLTATFLTLATRVKKLEA from the coding sequence ATGAGCTCCGGGTCGGAGTCGGTCCTCGGTCGCGTCGCCGCGCTCTTCGGCGGCGCCGGCCTCCCCGCTCCCGACCCGCTCCCGCGGTGGCTCGCCCCCCTCCCCCGCGCCGTCGAGAACCTCGGCCTCTCGCTCGCGTGGCTCGTCGTCGGTGTCAACCTCGTCGGCACCGCCTTCGGCTTCTGGTACTACCGCTTCCAGTTCGCGGCCGAACCCCTCGCGATCTGGCCGCTCGTGCCCGACAGCCCCGTCGCTACCTTCTTCATCGCCGCCTCGCTCGCCCTCTGGAAACTCGGCCGATCCAGCGAGGTGGTGAACGCCCTCGCCTTCTTCGGCTGCTGGAAACTCGGACTCTGGACGCCCTTCGTCCTCGTCGCCTTCGCGGACGGCTTCCTCGCCACCACGTCCCTGCCCATGTACGCCTTCCTCCTCGGGAGCCACCTCATGATGGTCGTCCAGGCGTTCGTGATCCACCGCTACAGCGACTTCCCCGTCGGCGCCGTCGCCGTCGCCGTCGCGTGGTACGGTCTCAACGACCTGGTGGACTACTTCGTCCCCATCCTCGGCACGCCCCACCACACCCTGTTGCCGGGCCAGCGCATCGTCGACGGAACGATCACCCACCTCTCGCCGACCCACGAACTCGCCGCCGGCTTCGCCGTCGTCCTGACGCTCACCGCGACGTTCCTGACGTTGGCGACGCGGGTGAAGAAACTGGAGGCCTAG
- the dnaG gene encoding DNA primase DnaG, translated as MDDTAKYLIHASIAADGVVERSDVVGAVFGQTEGLLGDELDLRDLQQSSKVGRIDVQIDSENGQSFGRITIASSLDKVETAILAASLETIDRVGPCQASVEVTDIEDVREAKRRQVIDRAKELLAGSFDESVMDSSKILEEVRESVRIEDITEYHGLPAGPRVADSDAIIVVEGRADVLTLLQYGIKNAVGVEGTNVPEPVAKLTEERTVTAFLDGDRGGELILRELAQVGDVDYVVFAPEGRSVEDLARHEVMSALRDKTPYGDLFEGDEPTVAERSNETVAVPVGEAAGADAGGGLSADAERTAAATEGTDADTAVAAADDADAETDDADAETDDADAETDDANTDDSDTDDAPSTLREHVRAVVDAETGSARLLDADFEAIATVPTDEAFDAVSGAETAPYALVLDGELTQRVLDVAAQRGVEQVVARSAAEMVKTPVDVRVRTVDQLAVAD; from the coding sequence ATGGACGACACAGCCAAATACCTCATTCACGCATCCATCGCGGCCGACGGCGTCGTGGAGCGAAGCGACGTGGTCGGCGCCGTCTTCGGGCAGACCGAGGGGTTGCTCGGGGACGAACTCGACCTTCGGGACCTCCAGCAGTCCTCGAAGGTCGGCCGGATAGACGTACAGATCGACAGCGAAAACGGCCAGTCGTTCGGTCGCATCACCATCGCCAGCAGCCTCGACAAGGTCGAAACCGCCATCCTCGCGGCGTCGCTGGAGACCATCGACCGCGTCGGGCCGTGTCAGGCCTCCGTCGAGGTCACCGACATCGAGGACGTGCGCGAGGCCAAGCGCCGGCAGGTGATCGACCGTGCCAAGGAACTGCTCGCGGGGTCGTTCGACGAGAGCGTCATGGACTCCTCCAAGATTCTGGAGGAGGTCCGCGAGAGCGTCCGCATCGAGGACATCACGGAGTACCACGGTCTCCCCGCCGGGCCGCGGGTTGCCGACTCCGACGCCATCATCGTCGTCGAGGGGCGTGCGGACGTGCTGACGCTCCTCCAGTACGGCATCAAAAACGCCGTGGGCGTCGAGGGGACGAACGTCCCCGAACCGGTCGCGAAACTCACCGAGGAGCGGACGGTCACCGCCTTCCTCGACGGTGACCGGGGCGGCGAACTCATCCTTCGCGAACTCGCGCAGGTCGGCGACGTGGACTACGTCGTCTTCGCGCCCGAGGGCCGGTCGGTCGAGGACCTCGCCCGCCACGAGGTCATGTCCGCCCTGCGGGACAAGACGCCCTACGGCGACCTATTCGAGGGCGACGAGCCGACGGTGGCCGAGCGATCGAACGAGACCGTCGCCGTTCCCGTCGGCGAGGCGGCCGGCGCCGACGCGGGCGGGGGGCTGTCGGCGGACGCCGAACGGACGGCTGCGGCTACCGAGGGCACGGACGCGGACACCGCCGTCGCTGCTGCCGACGACGCGGACGCGGAGACCGACGACGCGGACGCGGAGACCGACGACGCGGACGCGGAGACCGACGACGCGAACACGGACGATTCGGACACCGACGACGCGCCGTCGACGCTCCGGGAACACGTTCGCGCGGTCGTCGACGCCGAGACGGGGTCGGCGCGCCTCCTCGACGCCGACTTCGAGGCCATCGCGACGGTGCCCACGGACGAGGCGTTCGACGCGGTCAGCGGGGCCGAGACGGCCCCCTACGCGCTCGTCCTCGACGGCGAGTTGACCCAGCGAGTGCTGGACGTGGCGGCCCAGCGCGGCGTCGAACAGGTCGTCGCCCGCTCGGCCGCCGAGATGGTGAAGACGCCGGTCGACGTTCGCGTGCGGACAGTCGACCAGTTGGCGGTCGCCGACTAG
- a CDS encoding HFX_2341 family transcriptional regulator → MQTHIVPVGFDYDRLIAPLIRDQFDVDRVILLEGAVGSEANVEYSRNISAKLEQDFRNLLGAETSRVVIEDVYDYDAAFEHAYDLINDELDAGAPDGEVWVNVSSMPRPVSFAFATAAHSITLERQADRDRIHTYYTAPEKYLETELAEELRANRELLTDLLDDGDVTDERIRDRLDGTTALLDEFDERGTTIGAKRIGDNHIVELPVASFSNVKPFEEVILFELGDHGEFESVSELAEALAAELGEEYTDSFRSKVIYNVDRLGPGGKGYIEQEEHGKSYRTRLSRIGELWVRAHADREDVPVRD, encoded by the coding sequence ATGCAGACCCACATCGTGCCGGTCGGCTTCGACTACGACCGGCTCATCGCGCCGCTGATCCGCGACCAGTTCGACGTGGATCGGGTGATCCTCCTGGAGGGGGCCGTGGGGAGCGAGGCCAACGTGGAGTATTCGCGGAACATCTCGGCCAAGCTCGAACAGGACTTCCGGAACCTGCTGGGCGCGGAGACGAGCCGGGTCGTCATCGAGGACGTCTACGACTACGACGCCGCCTTCGAGCACGCCTACGACCTCATCAACGACGAACTCGACGCCGGCGCCCCGGACGGCGAGGTGTGGGTCAACGTGAGTTCGATGCCCCGGCCCGTGAGCTTCGCCTTCGCCACCGCCGCCCACTCCATCACGCTCGAACGGCAGGCGGACCGCGACCGCATTCACACCTACTACACCGCCCCGGAGAAGTATCTGGAGACGGAACTGGCGGAGGAGCTACGGGCGAATCGGGAGCTCCTGACCGACCTGCTGGACGACGGCGACGTGACGGACGAGCGCATCCGCGACCGACTCGACGGCACGACCGCACTGCTCGACGAGTTCGACGAACGCGGCACCACCATCGGCGCCAAGCGCATCGGCGACAACCACATCGTCGAACTCCCGGTCGCCTCCTTCTCGAACGTCAAACCGTTCGAGGAGGTGATCCTCTTCGAACTCGGCGACCACGGCGAGTTCGAGTCGGTGTCGGAACTCGCGGAGGCGCTCGCGGCGGAACTCGGCGAGGAGTACACCGACAGCTTCCGGTCGAAGGTCATCTACAACGTCGACCGACTCGGCCCCGGTGGGAAGGGGTACATCGAACAGGAAGAACACGGGAAGTCCTACCGGACGCGACTCTCGCGGATCGGCGAACTCTGGGTGCGTGCCCACGCCGACCGGGAGGACGTGCCAGTGCGCGACTAG
- a CDS encoding GNAT family N-acetyltransferase → MIRPATPADRPALVRLQSHLPEPSPALLDAALDDAALTPATALVSTDEDGTPVGSLLAVPGDGTVYVAELVVDPDHRREGRARALLAACAERADGAALTVTVAPDNETARSLYRECGFEKRDRLPDFFDDGAAIRYRRD, encoded by the coding sequence GTGATCCGCCCGGCGACCCCCGCGGATCGGCCGGCGCTCGTCCGTCTCCAGTCACACCTCCCGGAGCCGAGCCCGGCCCTGCTCGACGCGGCACTCGACGACGCGGCGCTGACGCCGGCGACGGCGCTGGTCTCGACGGACGAGGACGGGACGCCAGTCGGCTCCCTCCTCGCCGTCCCCGGCGACGGGACGGTCTACGTCGCGGAACTGGTCGTCGACCCGGATCACCGCCGCGAAGGACGGGCACGGGCGTTGCTCGCGGCGTGTGCGGAGCGTGCCGACGGCGCGGCGCTGACCGTCACCGTCGCCCCCGACAACGAGACGGCGCGGTCACTCTACCGGGAGTGTGGCTTCGAGAAACGGGACCGTCTCCCCGACTTCTTCGACGACGGGGCGGCAATCCGATACCGCCGCGACTAG
- a CDS encoding enolase-like domain-containing protein — translation MALFDRLADLPLRIDDETRTRHERDTSSGFTRATTVFELHGDEAVGRGEDVTYDTEDHDALAETDALVPTGEFTFDEFSIALDDVDLFPSKEPEQPSGHHYRRWGIESAALDLALRQAGTDFASALDRDRDPLQFVVSTRLGDPPTTDRVETILDRHPDLGLKLDPTSDWDDELVAALADTDAVRLLDLKGHYVGTTVDQPPDPDLYERVIEGFPDAVIEDPALTDETRGLIEPVQERISWDAPITGVESVRDLPFEPRWLNIKPSRFGTVESVLETIEYARERDVALYGGGQFELDVGRAHIQTLAATFYPDAPNDVAPGGYNLPDLPADLPGSPLAPSDDATGLDF, via the coding sequence ATGGCCCTGTTCGATCGCCTCGCTGACCTCCCGCTTCGTATCGACGACGAGACGCGCACGCGACACGAACGCGACACTTCGAGCGGATTCACCCGCGCGACGACCGTCTTCGAACTCCACGGCGACGAAGCGGTTGGCCGCGGCGAGGACGTGACCTACGACACCGAGGACCACGACGCTCTCGCCGAAACCGACGCGCTCGTCCCGACCGGCGAGTTCACGTTCGACGAGTTCTCGATCGCGCTCGACGACGTCGACCTCTTTCCCAGCAAGGAGCCGGAACAGCCCTCCGGCCACCACTACCGCCGCTGGGGAATCGAGAGCGCAGCCCTCGATCTGGCCTTGCGGCAGGCCGGAACCGACTTCGCGTCCGCGCTGGACCGGGACCGGGACCCCCTGCAGTTCGTCGTCAGCACCCGCCTCGGCGACCCGCCGACGACCGACCGGGTCGAGACCATCCTCGACCGTCACCCCGACCTCGGCCTGAAACTCGACCCGACGAGCGACTGGGACGACGAACTCGTCGCCGCTCTCGCCGACACCGATGCCGTTCGCCTCCTCGACCTCAAGGGCCACTACGTCGGGACGACCGTCGATCAGCCGCCCGACCCCGACCTCTACGAGCGGGTAATCGAGGGGTTCCCGGACGCGGTGATCGAGGACCCGGCACTCACCGACGAGACGAGGGGCTTGATCGAACCCGTGCAGGAGCGTATCTCGTGGGACGCCCCCATCACCGGCGTCGAGAGCGTCCGCGACCTGCCCTTCGAGCCGCGGTGGCTCAATATCAAGCCCTCGCGGTTCGGCACCGTCGAGTCCGTTCTGGAGACCATCGAGTACGCCCGCGAGCGCGACGTGGCGCTGTACGGCGGCGGCCAGTTCGAACTCGACGTGGGACGGGCGCACATCCAGACGCTCGCGGCGACGTTCTACCCCGACGCGCCGAACGACGTGGCCCCCGGCGGCTACAACCTGCCCGACCTGCCCGCCGACCTGCCGGGGAGTCCGCTCGCCCCGAGCGACGACGCGACCGGGCTGGACTTCTAG
- a CDS encoding PAS domain-containing sensor histidine kinase has translation MSDRGLDPTWFERAVEAAGHAIFITDFDGRIIYVNPAFEAVTGYDAADALGHTPDLFNSGHHDADYFGRLWRTILAGEVWQEEIVNRRADGNVYIANQTIAPIRSTEDDSITHFVAIQTDITERKHHEMALERSQDLSARTEETADIGGWELDFEAEQLRWTAGTRRIHGVGPDYEPTIEEALSFYHPDDRDKIRTFVERALEWNLPYDVEARLVTTDGTTRLVRTTGQPIAGDDTPVLRGTIQDITERKARRQQLMVFNRVLRHNLRNSLNVMIGRAEEIERALDGVSVEDTEDAAVLDRVGSDARHIVSAAEDLLETSERARTFDRIYEQIRDVKPVEVRPLLERVAAEYRDACPTATVRVEGPDVVVLANPHAVHVAVDELVDNALEHATDDRPVVTLGVAEADGTLRLTVADRGDGIPEMEREVIADGEERPLKHGSGLGLWIVKWLVTPIGGSIEIEDNDPSGAVVSIVFPASRWQSNDDESA, from the coding sequence GTGTCGGATCGTGGACTCGATCCGACGTGGTTCGAACGCGCCGTTGAGGCGGCGGGACACGCCATTTTCATCACCGATTTCGACGGACGGATCATCTACGTGAACCCGGCCTTCGAGGCGGTGACCGGCTACGACGCGGCCGACGCTCTCGGACACACGCCGGACCTCTTCAACTCCGGCCACCACGACGCCGACTACTTCGGTCGACTCTGGCGAACCATCCTCGCCGGCGAGGTCTGGCAGGAGGAGATCGTGAACCGGCGGGCCGACGGAAATGTCTACATCGCCAACCAGACTATCGCCCCCATCAGGAGCACCGAGGACGATTCCATCACACACTTCGTCGCGATCCAGACGGACATCACCGAGCGGAAGCACCACGAGATGGCCCTCGAACGCAGTCAGGATCTGTCGGCCCGAACCGAAGAGACGGCCGACATCGGCGGGTGGGAACTCGACTTCGAGGCGGAGCAACTCCGCTGGACCGCTGGCACCCGCCGGATCCACGGGGTCGGCCCCGACTACGAGCCGACCATCGAGGAGGCGTTGTCGTTCTACCACCCCGACGACCGCGACAAGATCCGGACGTTCGTCGAACGGGCTCTCGAGTGGAATCTCCCCTACGACGTGGAGGCACGCCTCGTCACCACCGACGGTACGACCCGCCTCGTCCGGACGACGGGACAACCCATCGCCGGCGACGACACGCCCGTCCTCAGGGGGACGATTCAGGACATCACCGAACGGAAGGCACGCCGTCAACAGTTGATGGTGTTCAATCGAGTCCTCCGTCACAACCTGCGCAACAGTCTCAACGTGATGATCGGTCGTGCGGAGGAGATCGAACGGGCACTCGACGGGGTGAGCGTCGAGGACACGGAGGACGCGGCGGTGCTCGACCGAGTCGGATCGGACGCCCGCCACATCGTCTCGGCCGCCGAGGACCTGCTCGAAACGTCGGAGCGAGCGCGCACGTTCGACCGCATCTACGAACAGATCCGCGACGTCAAGCCTGTCGAGGTTCGGCCGCTCTTGGAGCGCGTCGCCGCGGAGTATCGCGACGCGTGCCCGACGGCGACGGTGCGTGTCGAGGGCCCGGACGTCGTCGTTCTCGCCAATCCTCACGCGGTTCACGTCGCCGTCGACGAACTCGTCGACAACGCCCTCGAACACGCAACCGACGACCGGCCGGTCGTGACCCTCGGCGTCGCGGAGGCGGACGGGACACTCCGACTCACCGTCGCCGACCGGGGCGACGGTATCCCCGAGATGGAACGGGAGGTGATCGCCGACGGGGAGGAACGGCCCCTCAAACACGGTAGCGGCTTGGGTCTGTGGATCGTGAAGTGGCTCGTGACGCCCATCGGTGGCTCGATAGAAATCGAGGACAACGACCCGAGCGGAGCCGTCGTCTCCATCGTTTTCCCGGCTTCACGGTGGCAGTCGAACGACGACGAGTCCGCGTGA
- a CDS encoding trimeric intracellular cation channel family protein, with the protein MNTIGLIAFALVGAAKAIREEFDLFGITVVGLSMAFAGGMTRDLLVNRIPLALQSSTEIGLGLFGVGLAVALSAVLPTPDTHPITLVSDAIGLAAFATTGAIVATEAGVSGFGVVAIATINAVGGGALADILLDRSPFILFDDFYASCAVLGGSAYWGAVSVDAAGGTAATACALVTVGTRLAAVTYGWSLPTMQTLQRR; encoded by the coding sequence GTGAACACGATCGGTTTGATCGCGTTCGCGCTCGTCGGCGCGGCGAAGGCGATCCGCGAGGAGTTCGACCTGTTCGGCATCACCGTCGTCGGTCTGTCGATGGCGTTCGCCGGGGGGATGACACGGGATCTCCTCGTGAATCGAATCCCGCTCGCGCTGCAGTCGTCGACCGAGATCGGCCTGGGTCTGTTCGGCGTCGGCCTCGCGGTCGCGTTGAGTGCCGTCCTCCCGACACCGGACACGCACCCGATCACGCTCGTCTCCGACGCCATCGGACTCGCCGCTTTCGCGACGACCGGCGCCATCGTCGCGACCGAGGCGGGCGTTTCGGGGTTCGGCGTCGTCGCCATCGCCACGATCAACGCGGTGGGGGGCGGTGCGCTCGCGGACATCCTCCTCGACCGCTCGCCGTTCATCCTCTTCGACGACTTCTATGCGAGCTGTGCGGTACTGGGCGGGAGTGCGTACTGGGGGGCGGTGAGCGTGGACGCCGCCGGGGGCACCGCGGCCACCGCGTGCGCGCTGGTGACCGTCGGGACGCGGTTGGCGGCGGTCACGTACGGCTGGTCACTCCCGACGATGCAGACGCTGCAACGACGCTAG